The proteins below are encoded in one region of Canis lupus familiaris isolate Mischka breed German Shepherd chromosome 21, alternate assembly UU_Cfam_GSD_1.0, whole genome shotgun sequence:
- the LIPT2 gene encoding putative lipoyltransferase 2, mitochondrial — translation MRPPAVRLVRRSRMPYAELLALQERWLRRLQAAPGPEAPSGAEAGALLLCEPAGPVYTSGLRGGLTPEEMARLRALGAEVRATGRGGLATFHGPGQLLCHPVLDLRRLGLRLRTHVAALEACAVRLCESRGLQGARARPPPYTGVWLGERKVCAIGVRCGRHITSHGLALNCSTDLGWFEHIVPCGLVGTGVTSLSEELRRHVTVDEVIPPFLQAFKETYKCTLISEDSPN, via the exons ATGCGGCCACCCGCGGTACGGCTGGTGCGGCGAAGCCGGATGCCCTACGCCGAGCTCCTGGCCCTACAGGAGCGCTGGTTGCGGCGGCTGCAGGCCGCGCCAGGCCCTGAGGCCCCGTCCGGGGCTGAGGCGGGCGCACTGCTGCTCTGCGAGCCCGCGGGGCCCGTGTACACGTCCGGGCTGCGTGGCGGCCTGACGCCGGAGGAGATGGCGCGGCTGCGGGCCTTGGGCGCCGAGGTACGCGCCACGGGACGCGGCGGCCTGGCCACCTTCCACGGCCCGGGCCAGCTGCTCTGCCACCCGGTGCTAGACCTGCGGCGCCTGGGCCTGCGCCTGCGCACCCACGTAGCGGCGCTGGAGGCGTGCGCAGTGCGCCTGTGCGAGTCCCGGGGCTTGCAAGGCGCCCGCGCGCGGCCCCCGCCCTACACCGGTGTCTGGCTGGGGGAACGCAAGGTCTGCGCTATCG GAGTCCGCTGTGGAAGGCACATCACGTCCCACGGCCTGGCTCTGAACTGTTCTACAGACCTTGGGTGGTTTGAGCACATTGTCCCCTGCGGGCTAGTTGGGACAGGTGTCACCTCTCTGAGTGAGGAGCTCCGAAGGCATGTCACTGTGGATGAAGTAATACCACCTTTCCTTCAGGCTTTTAAAGAGACCTACAAATGCACGTTGATCTCAGAGGACAGCCCCAACTGA